The Gemmata palustris genome includes a region encoding these proteins:
- a CDS encoding tetratricopeptide repeat protein, with amino-acid sequence MRERLNIRVSVLFLAAVLVSVAGVALLQRWQVRRNAPGLLELADSAEAKGRRDRALWLLASYLERTPGDTAARARYGLLAESLARDEKTLAAVAEVFERVLAEAPDRADVRLRLARIYTNEKRFPEAAPHLAVLNAGAAPDAEAVYLQGVCQEVQGKTEAAEQSYQRAIELDPHVVPRYAQLALLLRRRTERVKDAANIIERMVEANPLNETAYLTRAKYLHEFGKKDEIRNCDELVARNLDKAVALAPKNGDVRFTAAAVAVVANKHAQARGHLRTAIDHNPGDERLYLALAVVEAKDGNRTEAAEVLRRAATRLPGNPEVLFAQADMALQAGNLSEAERVLTEIGRWKHAPERAVVLRGRLQMAGGDWRAARATLEAGRPALTTAPRDLAAEADVLLGRCHERLGEGDLALVAYRRARILAPDRTDAPTGEARTLISLNRLGEAADLYGRLADAPTAPAEVRLMFTRLRVLEYLSIPPADRRPRDLEPTFAQAAERSPNSTELLLLRAEVLSADRKPDEAEALLRKALAAPPGSAGAGPRADIALPLARLLYQHGKAAGAWAEIDTLDRLAGPSIDSALTRLELLPPPPSERPDPTVPVAVQVGVRVAIRALAQGTFQLAAQVAKPTDRMDDRCRLATGLAEAHTRWRDLSGAQRWWREVVTLRPADLSARFQLFELAVQADDRGQMEKIVREINQAVGGQDSAFGHYAEALLRIARPRDQSPESIREARQHLNAATRLRPSWAALSTSRAILAELEKNPTEALAEYLRAVGLGERRPPIVLRAVQLLCADRRYAEADALLRKLRTGADPFAPINKLAAEVSLFNRQPEEAVQLAIGVVAPDSKQYEEHLWQAEIMDRAGRRDEAVGALRRAIEVSGPHGAPWVALVKLHVRTGKRDKAEEVLAEAREHLKDSGEQVLTLAQCNEALGRMEEAGKGYASAAARPGDAAAIGKLFEFHSRSGTLAKAVPVLRNVLAGSAPALTATDAAAVRRALAIALAAINDPATFQEALGLIEQNLALAPENPDDLLAKARVLGTRAHHRREALNVLLRLGTGRAPGPDELFFLAQLYADTGAWVDARRVFGSLLAREGDNPTYLRSFVDRLLRNGATDDAEVWLAQLQRVAPDDLATVRLQARVLVKRGEFRAAAAALSRAARPRTAQPIGSAPPEAELPRLSAAARAADELGAEPGAGDALFPVAETLYRDAAKRGAAADALALVGFVARRGRVEEAIKLGREVEEKVGSAGVATALVTAAYGYCPVPLSDSQLDAIEAEVKACLGRAKPSPASAELTGLMHARRGRYAEAAREFRTVVAANEKNAPAINNVAYMLILAGSRNEEVGALLEKAWAVDGPTAGLLDSRGMLHLDSGRTTEAVTDLEQAVEQNATAAKCLHLATAYHRAGKPPAVVARALERSESLQTDGSLVLPAEQKKYRELAQELKPKH; translated from the coding sequence ATGCGCGAGCGATTGAACATCCGAGTGTCGGTGCTGTTTCTGGCAGCGGTCCTCGTGTCCGTCGCCGGCGTCGCCCTCCTCCAGCGCTGGCAGGTGCGCCGTAACGCCCCGGGCCTCTTGGAACTCGCCGACTCGGCCGAGGCGAAAGGGCGGCGGGACCGGGCCCTGTGGCTGCTCGCTTCGTACCTCGAGCGGACCCCCGGGGACACGGCCGCGCGCGCCCGGTACGGGCTCCTGGCGGAATCCCTGGCACGGGACGAGAAGACCCTTGCGGCGGTCGCGGAGGTGTTCGAGCGTGTTCTCGCCGAGGCCCCCGACCGGGCGGACGTCAGGCTCCGCCTCGCCCGGATCTACACGAATGAAAAGCGCTTCCCCGAGGCCGCACCTCACCTGGCCGTACTCAACGCGGGCGCCGCGCCCGATGCCGAGGCCGTGTACTTGCAGGGCGTGTGCCAGGAGGTCCAGGGCAAGACCGAGGCGGCCGAACAGAGTTACCAGCGCGCGATCGAACTCGACCCGCACGTGGTCCCCCGGTACGCCCAACTTGCACTTCTGCTCCGCCGCCGCACCGAGCGCGTGAAAGACGCCGCGAACATCATTGAGCGGATGGTCGAGGCCAATCCGCTCAATGAGACGGCGTACCTTACTAGGGCAAAGTACCTCCATGAGTTCGGCAAGAAGGACGAGATTCGCAACTGCGACGAGCTCGTCGCGCGCAACCTCGATAAGGCCGTCGCGCTCGCTCCGAAGAACGGCGACGTCCGCTTCACCGCCGCCGCCGTTGCCGTTGTCGCCAACAAACACGCGCAGGCCCGCGGCCACCTCAGAACGGCGATCGACCACAACCCCGGCGACGAGCGCCTGTACTTGGCTCTCGCAGTAGTTGAAGCGAAGGACGGTAACCGCACCGAGGCCGCCGAGGTTCTGCGCCGGGCCGCGACCCGACTCCCCGGTAACCCGGAGGTGCTGTTCGCCCAGGCCGACATGGCACTACAAGCGGGGAACCTGAGCGAGGCGGAACGGGTGCTGACCGAGATCGGCCGGTGGAAGCACGCGCCCGAACGGGCCGTTGTTCTCCGGGGGCGGTTGCAAATGGCCGGGGGAGATTGGCGGGCCGCGCGGGCAACACTCGAGGCCGGCCGGCCGGCCCTCACCACCGCGCCCCGTGACCTCGCCGCCGAAGCGGACGTTCTCTTGGGCCGCTGCCACGAACGACTCGGTGAGGGGGACCTCGCGCTCGTCGCGTACCGACGGGCCCGGATCTTGGCCCCGGACCGAACGGACGCTCCCACGGGCGAAGCCCGGACCCTAATCTCGCTCAACCGATTGGGGGAGGCCGCGGACCTGTACGGGCGACTCGCGGACGCGCCGACGGCGCCCGCCGAGGTGCGGCTCATGTTCACCCGGTTGCGGGTTCTCGAGTACCTTTCGATCCCGCCCGCGGACCGCCGCCCGCGGGACCTCGAACCGACCTTTGCCCAAGCCGCCGAGCGGTCCCCGAACTCGACCGAACTTCTCCTTTTGCGGGCCGAAGTGCTCTCCGCGGACCGGAAACCTGATGAGGCGGAAGCGCTCTTGCGGAAGGCCCTCGCCGCCCCCCCGGGATCGGCCGGCGCGGGGCCACGGGCCGACATCGCGCTGCCCCTGGCCCGCCTGCTCTACCAGCACGGTAAAGCCGCCGGCGCGTGGGCGGAGATCGATACCCTCGACCGATTGGCCGGCCCCTCCATCGATTCCGCCCTGACCCGGCTCGAACTCCTCCCGCCGCCCCCCAGCGAGCGCCCCGACCCGACGGTTCCCGTCGCTGTTCAGGTGGGCGTTCGGGTCGCGATCCGGGCGCTGGCCCAAGGTACATTTCAGCTCGCGGCTCAGGTGGCCAAGCCGACCGATCGTATGGACGACCGGTGCCGCTTGGCCACCGGGTTGGCCGAAGCTCACACGCGGTGGCGCGACCTGTCCGGCGCCCAGCGGTGGTGGCGGGAGGTCGTCACGCTCCGGCCGGCGGACCTGTCGGCCCGGTTCCAGCTCTTCGAGCTCGCAGTTCAGGCGGATGATCGGGGCCAAATGGAAAAAATCGTCAGAGAGATCAACCAAGCGGTGGGTGGTCAAGACAGTGCCTTCGGGCACTACGCCGAGGCGCTCCTCCGTATTGCGCGCCCCCGCGACCAGTCCCCCGAGAGCATCCGGGAGGCGCGCCAGCACCTGAATGCCGCGACCCGGCTGCGGCCGTCGTGGGCGGCGCTTTCGACCAGCCGGGCAATCCTCGCCGAACTGGAGAAGAACCCCACCGAGGCGCTCGCCGAATACCTGCGGGCGGTCGGGCTGGGCGAACGGCGCCCCCCGATCGTCCTTCGAGCCGTTCAACTCCTGTGCGCCGATCGCCGGTACGCGGAGGCCGACGCGCTGCTTCGGAAGCTCCGTACCGGCGCGGACCCGTTTGCTCCGATCAACAAGCTGGCGGCCGAGGTGTCCCTGTTCAATCGACAACCCGAGGAGGCGGTCCAACTCGCCATCGGGGTCGTCGCGCCCGACTCCAAGCAGTACGAGGAACACCTCTGGCAGGCCGAGATCATGGACCGCGCCGGCCGGCGCGACGAGGCGGTCGGCGCGCTCCGCCGGGCCATTGAGGTCTCCGGCCCCCACGGCGCGCCGTGGGTCGCTCTGGTCAAGCTCCACGTCCGAACTGGAAAGCGAGACAAGGCGGAAGAGGTACTTGCCGAAGCGCGCGAGCACCTGAAAGATTCGGGAGAACAAGTTCTGACACTCGCGCAGTGCAACGAAGCCCTCGGCCGGATGGAAGAGGCGGGGAAAGGGTACGCCTCGGCCGCGGCCCGCCCCGGCGACGCCGCGGCGATCGGAAAATTGTTCGAGTTTCACAGTCGATCGGGAACCCTTGCAAAGGCCGTCCCCGTTCTCCGAAATGTGCTCGCGGGTTCGGCCCCCGCTCTAACGGCCACGGACGCGGCCGCGGTTCGGCGGGCGCTCGCGATCGCCCTGGCCGCGATCAACGACCCTGCCACTTTTCAGGAAGCCCTCGGATTGATCGAGCAGAACCTCGCGCTCGCACCGGAGAACCCGGACGACCTGTTGGCCAAGGCGCGCGTGTTGGGCACGCGCGCGCACCACCGCCGCGAGGCCCTTAACGTCCTCCTGCGGCTCGGCACCGGGCGCGCGCCCGGCCCGGACGAACTGTTTTTCCTCGCACAATTGTACGCCGACACCGGGGCCTGGGTGGACGCTCGGCGCGTGTTCGGTTCCCTCCTGGCGCGCGAGGGCGACAACCCGACGTACCTCCGGTCCTTCGTTGACCGGCTGTTACGAAACGGCGCAACGGACGATGCCGAGGTGTGGCTCGCCCAGCTTCAGCGGGTCGCGCCCGACGACCTCGCCACCGTGCGCCTTCAGGCCCGCGTCCTGGTCAAACGGGGCGAGTTCCGTGCCGCGGCCGCGGCCCTCAGCCGCGCGGCGCGCCCCCGAACCGCTCAGCCAATCGGCTCGGCGCCTCCCGAAGCCGAGCTCCCGAGACTCAGCGCCGCCGCTCGCGCGGCCGACGAACTCGGCGCCGAGCCCGGCGCCGGGGACGCACTCTTCCCCGTGGCTGAAACGCTCTACCGGGACGCGGCTAAGCGGGGCGCCGCGGCGGATGCGCTCGCCCTCGTCGGGTTCGTCGCCCGCCGCGGTCGAGTCGAGGAGGCCATCAAACTCGGTCGGGAGGTCGAAGAGAAGGTTGGTTCCGCCGGTGTTGCCACGGCCCTTGTGACCGCGGCCTACGGTTACTGCCCGGTTCCGTTATCGGACTCACAACTCGACGCGATCGAAGCCGAGGTGAAGGCGTGCCTCGGGCGCGCGAAGCCGTCACCGGCGTCGGCCGAACTGACCGGGCTAATGCACGCCCGCCGGGGGCGCTACGCGGAGGCCGCTCGGGAATTCCGCACGGTGGTCGCGGCGAACGAAAAAAATGCCCCGGCGATTAATAACGTTGCGTACATGCTGATCCTCGCGGGTTCCCGGAACGAGGAGGTCGGAGCACTATTGGAGAAAGCTTGGGCCGTCGACGGGCCGACGGCCGGCCTCCTCGACAGCCGCGGGATGCTACACTTGGATTCGGGGCGGACGACCGAAGCCGTTACCGACCTCGAGCAGGCCGTCGAACAGAACGCGACCGCCGCCAAGTGCCTCCACTTGGCGACCGCGTACCACCGAGCGGGTAAACCGCCGGCGGTTGTCGCCCGCGCGTTGGAGCGATCTGAATCGCTCCAAACCGACGGGAGCCTCGTGCTCCCGGCCGAGCAAAAAAAGTACAGGGAACTCGCCCAGGAGCTGAAGCCGAAGCACTGA
- a CDS encoding polysaccharide biosynthesis tyrosine autokinase: protein MSLPIPSQSGIGQSHGALQPATGGVLRLVPERAPSKPDHAGPPGLRQRVTPGAVLAALRRRWPVALALGLVLALGAAATTWTLRPEKYTAFAIIQVASTEPKMLPDATRLPDGSTYTKTQIALVRSRTVLSVALRNEKVRQLPFVQAQPEPVEWLEKELVVEQIPNTEIVRVSLTARGGKSDLAPVVNAVVEAYMAEVVGAEQTSQKAHLYDLDKAASSVKEQLRRLRESVQTITRALKGGDPKILTLKQQALLDESAALKRELAVTSSRHRDLEIKIALYRLRLDPVKRLPIPWHTPAPLGAAGADALIDHELDTDPRVVALEADAAKLRDQLKRLDAIFADPNNVAKKDAQRRLSAAEAAVATAREERRVAIAARDRARTVASTAQLLREAEIERDAIQSQREALSSEVNALKGDIESLGLSSVSLELERAEVERSEQFHRTILEQKQRLELELQNSARQRVSVRYRAEDAAVLNKNGRFQEAAGAGLMGLFAGLFAVAAFDLRVNRIHTPADVSRGLRLRVIGSLPNAPDDRPAGGGQSKYRRGFVESIDGLRTTLLHAHSEGRGAALMVSSSGPGEGKTTLATELAASLARARRRTVLVDFDLRAPSLHRLFGVVHAPGVCEVLAGTAGLDQVIRPTETAHLHILAAGKLTHDATAALAQRATIQRVVDELRAQYDFVIIDSSPLLLVPDALMVAGCVDGLLYSVRPGISRAADVYAGYERLNDHQLPFLGVVVNGVAHGQSYAQGYGQPLDSPAPTIVAGDGRVI, encoded by the coding sequence ATGTCCCTACCGATTCCGTCCCAATCAGGTATCGGCCAATCGCACGGGGCCCTGCAGCCGGCTACCGGGGGCGTCCTCAGATTGGTCCCCGAGCGGGCACCGAGCAAGCCGGACCACGCCGGACCGCCGGGCCTCCGCCAGCGCGTCACCCCGGGGGCGGTCCTTGCGGCACTCCGCCGCCGCTGGCCGGTGGCGCTGGCGCTGGGGCTCGTCCTCGCGCTCGGGGCCGCCGCCACCACTTGGACCCTCCGCCCGGAGAAGTACACCGCGTTCGCCATTATTCAGGTAGCGTCCACGGAGCCCAAAATGCTCCCGGACGCCACCCGGCTCCCGGACGGCTCCACTTATACCAAAACCCAGATCGCTCTGGTGCGCAGCCGGACCGTGCTCTCGGTGGCCCTCCGAAATGAAAAGGTCCGCCAGCTCCCGTTCGTTCAAGCGCAGCCCGAGCCGGTAGAGTGGCTCGAGAAAGAACTGGTGGTCGAGCAGATCCCGAACACCGAAATTGTGCGCGTGTCCCTGACCGCGCGCGGCGGGAAGAGTGATCTGGCCCCGGTCGTGAACGCCGTCGTCGAAGCGTACATGGCCGAAGTCGTTGGCGCGGAACAAACGTCCCAAAAGGCGCACCTCTACGACTTGGATAAAGCAGCGAGCAGCGTCAAGGAACAGCTCCGGCGGCTCCGCGAGTCCGTTCAAACGATCACGCGGGCGCTCAAGGGCGGGGATCCCAAAATTCTCACACTCAAGCAGCAGGCTCTCCTCGACGAGTCCGCGGCCCTCAAGCGGGAGCTCGCGGTCACGAGCTCCCGCCATCGCGACCTGGAAATCAAGATCGCCCTCTACCGCCTCCGGCTCGACCCGGTCAAACGGCTCCCGATCCCGTGGCACACGCCCGCGCCGCTCGGTGCCGCGGGCGCGGACGCGCTCATCGATCACGAGCTCGACACGGACCCGCGGGTCGTCGCTTTGGAGGCGGACGCCGCCAAACTCCGCGACCAACTCAAACGGCTCGATGCGATCTTCGCGGATCCGAACAACGTTGCAAAAAAGGACGCGCAGCGGCGCCTGAGTGCGGCCGAGGCGGCCGTCGCGACTGCTCGGGAGGAGCGGCGTGTGGCGATCGCGGCCCGGGACCGGGCACGAACCGTCGCGAGCACAGCTCAGTTGCTCCGGGAGGCCGAAATCGAACGCGACGCGATCCAGAGCCAGCGAGAGGCGCTCTCGAGCGAGGTCAACGCGCTGAAAGGCGACATCGAGTCCCTCGGTCTCAGCTCCGTCTCACTGGAACTCGAGCGGGCCGAGGTGGAGCGGAGCGAGCAGTTCCACCGGACGATTCTGGAACAAAAGCAGCGCCTGGAATTGGAGTTACAGAACTCGGCCCGGCAGCGCGTGTCGGTGCGGTACCGCGCCGAGGACGCCGCCGTGTTAAACAAGAACGGCCGGTTCCAAGAGGCGGCCGGGGCCGGGCTGATGGGCCTGTTCGCGGGCCTGTTCGCGGTCGCCGCCTTCGACCTCCGGGTCAACCGCATCCACACCCCCGCGGACGTCTCTCGGGGGCTCCGGCTGCGGGTGATCGGGTCCCTCCCGAACGCGCCCGACGACCGGCCCGCTGGGGGCGGCCAAAGCAAGTACCGCCGCGGGTTCGTCGAGTCGATCGACGGGCTCCGGACCACGCTCCTTCACGCGCACTCCGAGGGGCGCGGCGCGGCCCTCATGGTTTCCAGTTCGGGACCGGGCGAGGGGAAAACGACGCTCGCTACCGAGTTGGCCGCGAGCCTCGCGCGGGCGCGGCGCCGCACCGTTCTGGTCGATTTCGACCTGCGGGCCCCGTCCCTTCACCGGTTGTTCGGCGTCGTTCACGCGCCCGGTGTGTGCGAAGTCCTCGCGGGTACCGCCGGCCTCGACCAGGTCATCAGGCCGACCGAGACCGCCCACCTCCACATCCTCGCGGCCGGTAAACTCACACACGACGCGACCGCGGCACTCGCTCAACGGGCGACGATCCAGCGCGTCGTGGACGAGCTGCGCGCGCAGTACGACTTCGTTATCATCGACTCGAGCCCGCTGCTCCTCGTCCCCGACGCGCTCATGGTGGCCGGGTGCGTCGACGGCCTGTTGTACTCGGTCCGGCCGGGGATCAGTCGGGCGGCCGACGTGTACGCCGGGTACGAGCGGCTGAACGATCACCAGCTCCCGTTCCTCGGTGTGGTGGTCAACGGCGTGGCCCACGGCCAGTCTTACGCCCAGGGGTACGGGCAGCCACTCGATTCGCCCGCCCCGACCATTGTCGCTGGTGACGGGCGCGTGATCTGA
- a CDS encoding exosortase/archaeosortase family protein has product MALFEKLRFFGTSTGLLIVAAAATAAWAYYPTGRALVRLWHSDPNYSQGFLVPILALGLLWYRAWERPPGTAPAPWWGLSLLAGAVGLRTAGAYFFVTPFDHLSLLASLVAICLLFGGPAWLNRAWPALALLVFMFPIPSSVGGTSLTDALQSIATRASTFALQTFGVVAAREGNLILLKTTELGVVEACSGLRMLTVFCALALVAAALVPAGWVRKAILVVSAVPLAIACNVIRITTAGVASESLGTETGYFIFHDLAGWLMVPLAFLLLGAEVFVLSKLFRPVPSAPAWAPGSSAVAAV; this is encoded by the coding sequence ATGGCCTTGTTTGAGAAACTCCGGTTCTTCGGAACGAGCACCGGCCTGCTGATCGTAGCCGCCGCCGCAACTGCGGCCTGGGCGTACTACCCCACGGGTCGCGCGCTCGTCCGCCTCTGGCACTCCGACCCGAATTACTCTCAAGGGTTCCTGGTCCCGATCCTCGCTCTGGGTTTGCTCTGGTATCGCGCGTGGGAGCGCCCCCCGGGCACCGCACCGGCACCGTGGTGGGGGCTCAGTCTCCTGGCGGGGGCAGTGGGCCTTCGGACCGCAGGGGCCTATTTCTTCGTGACCCCGTTCGACCACCTGTCGCTGTTGGCATCCCTCGTCGCGATTTGCCTACTCTTCGGCGGCCCGGCGTGGCTGAACCGCGCGTGGCCGGCGCTCGCACTGTTGGTCTTCATGTTTCCGATCCCCAGTTCGGTCGGTGGGACGTCGCTCACCGACGCGCTCCAGTCCATTGCGACCCGCGCGAGCACGTTCGCGCTGCAGACCTTCGGGGTCGTGGCCGCTCGCGAAGGGAACCTGATCCTCCTCAAAACTACCGAACTCGGGGTCGTCGAAGCGTGCAGCGGGTTGCGCATGCTGACGGTGTTCTGTGCCCTGGCGCTGGTCGCCGCGGCCCTGGTTCCCGCGGGCTGGGTTCGCAAGGCGATCCTGGTGGTCAGCGCCGTGCCCCTCGCCATCGCGTGCAACGTGATTCGGATCACCACGGCCGGGGTCGCGAGCGAGTCCCTGGGGACCGAGACCGGCTACTTCATCTTCCACGACCTCGCCGGCTGGCTGATGGTGCCCCTTGCGTTCCTGCTGTTGGGCGCGGAAGTGTTCGTGCTCTCGAAACTGTTCCGACCGGTGCCTTCGGCGCCGGCCTGGGCGCCGGGTTCTTCGGCCGTCGCCGCGGTCTGA
- a CDS encoding sugar transferase, giving the protein MRRAARFQRKKYGRLAGRTAGAVAKRALDVSVALALLIALAPLFAIVALLIKATDGGPVLFWQTRVGRWGREFRFPKFRSMVPNAERLLTAILDQNHHQSGVTFKLKRDPRVTWIGRLIRRASIDELPQLWCVLTGRMTLVGPRPAVVREVAQYTPTERRRLAATPGLTCIWQVSGRGDIPFGRQVEMDIEYIQKQSLLLDLKLLVLTVPAVLFGRGAY; this is encoded by the coding sequence TTGCGACGGGCCGCCCGGTTCCAGCGAAAGAAGTACGGCCGGCTGGCGGGCCGTACCGCCGGAGCAGTCGCCAAGCGAGCGCTCGACGTCTCGGTCGCTCTCGCCCTCTTGATCGCCCTCGCCCCCCTGTTCGCGATAGTGGCGCTGCTGATTAAGGCGACCGACGGTGGCCCCGTGTTGTTCTGGCAAACGCGGGTCGGCCGCTGGGGGCGCGAGTTCCGGTTTCCGAAGTTCCGCTCGATGGTCCCCAACGCCGAGCGCCTGCTCACCGCGATTCTCGACCAGAACCACCACCAGAGCGGGGTCACATTCAAGCTCAAGCGCGACCCGCGCGTCACGTGGATCGGGCGCCTAATACGTCGGGCGAGTATTGACGAATTGCCCCAGCTCTGGTGCGTACTGACCGGGCGCATGACACTGGTCGGCCCGCGCCCGGCGGTGGTGCGCGAGGTGGCCCAGTACACCCCGACAGAGCGCCGCCGCCTGGCCGCGACACCGGGGCTGACGTGCATCTGGCAGGTCAGCGGCCGGGGCGACATTCCCTTCGGGCGCCAAGTGGAAATGGACATCGAGTACATCCAGAAACAGTCGCTCCTGCTCGACCTGAAGCTCCTCGTCCTCACCGTCCCCGCCGTTCTGTTCGGCCGGGGCGCGTACTGA
- a CDS encoding FAD-dependent oxidoreductase: MSSDADLSAFPNLTPTEFRLLKPLAEVVEYEDGAVVFRAGTAEVDLFAVEEGAIEIRNPSAADALITTHHAGGFTGDIDLLTGRPVIVSGYARGRTRVLRVPHKMIRTLLNRVPSFGEKLISAFTRRRELLSKVGTLGITVVGAGYCKDTNLVREFLHKNFVPFNWLNSETEAGQQALRAQTPDCPKPVVDCGGGQVLFNPTLRELAKCAGIWRPCPGELVDLAVIGGGPAGIAAAVYAASEGLSTLLLDRLGPGGQAGGSSKIENFIGFPAGLSGTELATRGVLQMLKFGARMVAPVAVERIEIPVDPREPRLLHLDCNTVVRARVVLVATGVGWRKLPAVGAERFESAGIHYVCTAVEAVLYDESDVVVVGGGNSAGQATMHLAECCRTRRVHLVVRSPLGTGMSEYLVSRIRGAANVTVHEGTEVAEVGGEHHLESVVLAHAPSGTRERLACSGVFVFIGADPAARWLPAEVARDDSGYVLTGSDALRSGRWPLADRAPCPLETTIPGVLAAGDVRAGTTKRVGFAVGDGSLAVTCTHHLLSLG, encoded by the coding sequence ATGTCTTCGGACGCCGATCTTTCGGCCTTCCCCAATCTGACGCCCACAGAGTTCCGGCTCCTGAAACCCCTCGCTGAAGTCGTTGAGTACGAGGACGGCGCCGTCGTGTTCCGCGCCGGTACCGCCGAAGTGGACCTGTTCGCCGTTGAGGAGGGGGCGATCGAGATCCGGAACCCGTCGGCCGCCGACGCCCTGATTACCACGCACCACGCGGGCGGGTTTACGGGAGACATTGATCTCTTGACCGGGCGCCCGGTGATCGTGAGCGGGTACGCGCGGGGCCGGACCCGCGTACTGCGCGTGCCGCACAAGATGATCCGAACGCTCCTCAACCGCGTTCCCAGTTTTGGGGAGAAACTCATCAGCGCCTTCACCCGGCGCCGGGAACTGCTCTCGAAAGTGGGCACGCTCGGGATCACCGTGGTCGGCGCCGGGTACTGCAAGGACACGAACTTGGTCCGCGAGTTCCTGCACAAAAACTTCGTTCCCTTTAATTGGCTCAACTCCGAAACCGAAGCGGGTCAACAGGCGCTGCGCGCCCAGACGCCCGATTGCCCCAAACCGGTCGTCGATTGCGGCGGCGGGCAGGTGCTCTTTAATCCGACCCTTCGCGAACTCGCCAAGTGCGCGGGCATCTGGCGCCCGTGCCCCGGGGAACTGGTGGATCTGGCGGTCATCGGGGGCGGTCCCGCCGGGATCGCGGCAGCCGTGTACGCCGCCTCCGAAGGGCTCTCGACGCTGCTGTTGGACCGCCTCGGCCCCGGTGGGCAGGCGGGCGGGTCGTCGAAGATCGAGAACTTCATCGGGTTCCCGGCGGGGCTGAGCGGCACGGAACTCGCAACGCGGGGCGTGCTCCAGATGCTCAAGTTCGGGGCGCGGATGGTCGCGCCCGTTGCGGTCGAGCGCATCGAGATTCCTGTCGATCCCCGCGAACCGCGGCTCCTGCACCTCGATTGCAACACGGTCGTCCGGGCGCGCGTGGTGCTCGTCGCCACGGGCGTGGGGTGGCGCAAGCTCCCGGCGGTCGGCGCCGAGCGGTTCGAGAGCGCGGGGATTCACTACGTCTGCACCGCGGTGGAAGCCGTTCTCTACGACGAGTCCGATGTCGTTGTGGTCGGCGGGGGGAACTCGGCCGGGCAAGCGACCATGCACCTCGCCGAGTGCTGCCGCACCCGCCGCGTTCACCTCGTCGTCCGCAGCCCGCTCGGAACGGGGATGTCCGAGTACCTCGTCAGCCGCATCCGCGGGGCCGCGAACGTCACGGTACACGAGGGGACCGAGGTCGCGGAAGTCGGGGGCGAGCACCATCTTGAGAGCGTCGTGCTCGCGCACGCACCGAGCGGCACGCGCGAGCGGCTCGCGTGCTCGGGCGTGTTCGTGTTCATCGGCGCGGACCCGGCCGCGCGGTGGCTCCCGGCGGAGGTCGCGCGCGACGATTCGGGGTACGTTCTCACCGGCTCGGACGCGCTGCGTTCGGGTCGCTGGCCGCTCGCCGATCGTGCCCCGTGCCCGCTCGAAACGACCATCCCCGGGGTGCTCGCGGCCGGTGACGTGCGGGCGGGAACGACGAAGCGCGTAGGGTTCGCGGTCGGCGACGGCTCGCTCGCCGTCACCTGCACCCATCACCTGCTGTCCCTCGGGTAA